Proteins found in one Homalodisca vitripennis isolate AUS2020 chromosome 4, UT_GWSS_2.1, whole genome shotgun sequence genomic segment:
- the LOC124361218 gene encoding uncharacterized protein LOC124361218, with the protein MTYDLAMEVTNPETPQGIPPSNSSLRAAFGLQMLQQQHDDASEEEDLSLKKMKALLKEMAKALLTQRNVNKAIKDGIPKLDDFLGEIEECRKIRLKAVKQERDIMNRVISDSPQAQAYLAESQTQARKRVKRQRGSSPGSPELRELDPAPNPVFFSASTQTEDVPAADLVSAPVGVPAPAAALIPASIPSTSLNSQGPAPQTPLGNWERRLSKKERRQLKRAEAASKKTPAKGKKKVQVTEPVKETPSKTSRKPSRPRLKKPRPEAILIKPLGGRSFADVLGQIKTQAKPEETETTIKSIRRTQNGDVLLELGKSRDKDGFAASLKTALGDKGSIRTLQPRCSVEIRDLDALSTEDEVIKALKKALPELPGEAGGLKVWLTKPNRSQQRMAIAELGEKHANKLLSLQHLRVGWVSCRLKQRVIVQRCYRCLAFGHSSRTYRGPDRSFNCLRCGDQGHKKKDCTSSLSCFLCKETGSAGNALGHLPGSGKRQRPIIRILQANLQRSWGADNLLNQLARELGVDALLVSEQYRDRDPGIWIPDSLGTAAFWARNSQEVMVRSHGRGRGFVWIRCRDVTFFSSYLTPNEAIQDFRDKIDRLEESVLGTTGHVVVGGDFNARAVEWGMPSTNSRGKYILDFIARAGLVVLNQGDTPTFRRPGQRGTIPDVTFASESLLSRISGWRVVEDYTGSDHQYIVFDLHDLNRRVSASRDVPRRWNTNKLDVVKFTEVISRGAQANPGEAGAEALVTSTMELFVSACDRSMPRKKLRRGKQPVYWWTEEIAELRRTCLRAKRAATRFTAGYDCRVGWSSPSANSCEYKHLRGLPPRRFDLTGWNRASLFQGDMAEV; encoded by the exons ATGACCTACGATCTGGCGATGGAGGTGACCAACCCGGAAACACCTCAAGGAATTCCTCCCAGCAACAGCTCTCTTCGTGCGGCATTCGGTCTGCAAATGCTTCAGCAGCAGCATGACGATGCCAGCGAAGAGGAGGACCTGTCactgaaaaaaatgaaagctCTTTTGAAGGAGATGGCCAAGGCTCTCCTTACTCAGAGGAACGTGAACAAGGCGATTAAGGATGGAATTCCGAAACTCGATGATTTCCTTGGTGAAATCGAGGAATGCCGGAAGATCAGGCTGAAGGCGGTGAAGCAGGAGCGCGACATCATGAACCGTGTCATATCTGATTCACCTCAAGCTCAAGCTTATCTGGCTGAGTCTCAGACCCAAGCCAGAAAGCGAGTAAAGCGGCAGAGAGGTTCTTCGCCGGGAAGCCCTGAGCTTAGGGAATTGGATCCAGCGCCGAATCCAGTCTTCTTCTCTGCTTCCACACAGACTGAGGACGTTCCGGCTGCTGATTTAGTTTCCGCTCCTGTAGGGGTTCCTGCACCAGCAGCTGCTCTAATCCCAGCGTCAATCCCATCGACATCTCTCAACTCGCAGGGGCCCGCTCCGCAAACACCTTTGGGGAACTGGGAGAGACGCCTGTCAAAAAAGGAGAGGAGACAGCTAAAGCGCGCCGAGGCTGCCTCAAAAAAGACGCCTGCAAAAGGGAAGAAGAAAGTCCAAGTCACTGAACCGGTTAAGGAGACCCCTAGCAAAACTTCCAGGAAGCCTTCACGACCCAGGCTCAAGAAGCCTAGGCCTGAGGCGATTTTGATCAAACCCTTAGGGGGGCGATCTTTCGCCGATGTCCTAGGACAGATTAAAACCCAGGCGAAACCGGAAGAGACGGAGACTACAATCAAGTCCATCCGACGAACCCAGAACGGGGATGTTCTCCTCGAACTGGGAAAATCGAGGGACAAGGACGGTTTTGCTGCTTCCCTCAAAACCGCTCTTGGTGACAAAGGCTCTATTCGAACCCTTCAACCGAGATGTTCAGTGGAGATCCGAGACCTAGACGCTCTATCTACAGAGGACGAGGTGATCAAAGCGTTAAAGAAGGCGCTTCCAGAACTACCGGGAGAAGCGGGAGGTCTCAAGGTCTGGTTGACAAAACCAAATCGGAGCCAGCAGCGTATGGCAATTGCTGAATTGGGCGAAAAGCACGCTAATAAGCTGCTTAGCCTCCAGCACCTGAGAGTCGGATGGGTGAGTTGCAGGCTCAAACAAAGGGTCATCGTGCAAAGATGCTACCGGTGCCTAGCGTTCGGTCACTCTTCCCGTACCTACAGAGGGCCCGACCGAAGTTTCAACTGCCTCCGGTGCGGAGACCAAGGCCACAAGAAGAAAGACTGCACCTCGAGCCTCTCCTGTTTCCTCTGTAAGGAGACAGGTTCTGCTGGGAATGCTCTTGGTCACTTACCTGGTTCTG GCAAAAGGCAGAGGCCAATAATCCGCATCCTACAGGCCAATCTTCAAAGATCCTGGGGGGCTGATAATCTTCTAAATCAGCTCGCCCGAGAACTCGGTGTCGACGCGCTCCTAGTCAGCGAGCAGTATCGGGACAGGGACCCAGGCATTTGGATCCCAGACAGTCTAGGTACTGCAGCTTTCTGGGCCCGGAACTCACAAGAAGTTATGGTGCGGAGTCACGGACGTGGCCGAGGATTCGTCTGGATAAGGTGTAGGGATGTAACTTTCTTCAGTTCCTACCTCACCCCAAACGAGGCCATCCAAGACTTCCGCGACAAGATAGATCGTTTGGAGGAGAGCGTGCTCGGCACCACTGGGCACGTTGTCGTTGGCGGTGATTTCAACGCGAGGGCCGTCGAGTGGGGTATGCCCTCTACCAACTCCCGGGGGAAATACATCTTGGACTTCATCGCCAGGGCCGGGCTCGTCGTCCTCAACCAGGGCGACACGCCTACTTTCAGGCGCCCCGGGCAGAGAGGCACGATTCCTGACGTAACCTTCGCGTCTGAGTCTCTTCTTTCGAGGATCTCTGGCTGGAGGGTGGTAGAGGATTACACGGGTAGTGACCAccagtacattgtttttgatcTGCATGATTTAAACCGTAGAGTTTCCGCATCCCGGGATGTGCCACGCCGATGGAACACCAATAAACTGGACGTGGTCAAGTTCACCGAGGTTATATCTCGGGGAGCGCAGGCGAATCCTGGTGAGGCTGGCGCCGAGGCTTTAGTAACATCCACGATGGAACTTTTTGTCTCGGCCTGTGACCGGTCTATGCCGCGAAAGAAACTCCGCCGTGGCAAGCAACCCGTCTACTGGTGGACTGAAGAGATTGCGGAGCTCAGAAGAACATGCCTTAGAGCAAAACGTgccgccactaga tttactgcggggTATGACTGTCGGGTTGGATGGAGCTCACCCAGTGCTAATAGTTGTGAGTATAAACACTTGAGGGGACTGCCTCCTAGACGCTTTGACTTGAcaggctggaacagagctagcctcttccaaggtgacatggcTGAGGTGTAA